One genomic window of Struthio camelus isolate bStrCam1 chromosome 1, bStrCam1.hap1, whole genome shotgun sequence includes the following:
- the LOC104150735 gene encoding rap1 GTPase-activating protein 1 isoform X11, giving the protein MFSRKHSFCVGAYRGRSDEGICCVSDVIDSPTQDIPSALAPAIPKKTVDLFEMIEKMQGSRLDEQRCSLPAPLKTEEEYIPYPSIHEVLQKGWPYPLIILPQFGGYWIEGTSHSLSSLNPALSDIPFPWSGKVKLESDPTAKLYRKHFLGKEHQNFYSSDTSLGYLVLSVKYEQIEKQENLRLLLRTRTGTRHDLIPISCLNEFPNAVQMAKLLCEDVNVERFFPVLYPKASQLIVAFDEHVISNNFKFGVIYQKPGQTTEEEVFSNIEESLGFLEFLDFLGDRIQLQDFRGFRGGLDVARGQTGTESVYTNFRGKEIMFHVSTKLPFTEGDSQQLQRKRHIGNDIVAIIFQDENTPFVPDMIASNFLHAYVVIQLAHSTSGETLYKVSVTARDDVPFFGPSLPNPAVFRKSAEFREFLLAKLINAEYSCYRSEKFAKLEERTRSALLESLFEELQLRSRSMMGLPVGEDDKMENGSGGFFENFKRVIRGRSQSLDTMGISMRKQQPATLPSRPTTAGLALSQSVAEGPKAIAASFALPGRSPSRTRASRFHGRRSSAIGIENIQEEKSRDTAERIQKVLDSPGMFFDLKSDGSSSPSSPEFPSRKSKHI; this is encoded by the exons ATGTTTTCCCGAAAGCACAGTTTCTGTGTTGGAGCCTACAGAGG GAGGTCTGATGAGGGGATCTGCTGTGTCAGTGATGTTATAGACTCTCCGACCCAAGACATTCCATCTGCTCTTGCTCCTGCTATTCCCAAGAAG ACTGTGGACTTATTTGAGATGATTGAAAAAATGCAG GGGAGCCGTCTGGATGAACAAAGATGTTCCCTACCAGCTCCTCTCAAG ACAGAAGAGGAGTATATTCCTTACCCCAGCATTCACGAG GTGTTACAGAAAGGGTGGCCATATCCTCTCATTATCTTACCCCAGTTTGGGGGCTACTGGATTGAAGGGACCAGCCACAGCCTCTCCAGTTTGAATCCAGCTCTGTCTGACATACCATTTCCCTGGAGTGGTAAAGTGAAGCTGGAGAGCGATCCTACAGCCAAACTGTACCGCAAGCATTTCCTGGGGAAG GAGCACCAGAACTTTTACTCCAGTGACACGTCCTTGGGCTACCTGGTACTTTCTGTGAAATATGAACAGATTGAGAAACAGGAAAACCTACGCTTGTTGCTGAG GACTCGAACTGGCACCAGGCATGATCTCATCCCCATTTCCTGTCTGAATGAGTTTCCCAATGCTGTCCAAATGGCAAAG ctACTGTGTGAGGATGTGAATGTTGAACGATTCTTTCCTGTCCTCTATCCCAAG GCTTCACAACTTATTGTGGCATTTGATGAACATGTCATAAGCAATAACTTCAAATTTGGGGTCATCTACCAGAAACCTGGACAG ACAACTGAAGAAGAAGTCTTCAGTAACATAGAAGAGAGTCTGGGCTTCCTGGAGTTCCTGGATTTCCTTGGTGACAGGATTCAGCTGCAAGATTTTCGTGG GTTCCGGGGAGGCTTGGATGTCGCTAGGGGTCAAACCGGCACTGAATCGGTCTATACAAATTTCCGGGGCAAGGAGATCATGTTTCATGTGTCTACAAAACTGCCCTTCACTGAGGGAGATTCCCAGCAG cttcAGCGGAAGCGTCACATTGGGAATGACATTGTAGCCATCATTTTCCAGGATGAAAACACACCTTTTGTTCCTGATATGATTGCTTCTAATTTCTTACATGCTTATGTGGTAATTCAGCTTGCTCACAGCACCAGTGGGGAGACTCTCTACAAG gttTCAGTCACAGCCCGAGATGATGTCCCCTTCTTTGGGCCCTCTCTTCCAAATCCAGCCGTATTTAGAAAG AGTGCGGAGTTTCGTGAATTCCTCCTGGCCAAGCTCATCAACGCTGAGTATAGCTGCTACCGATCAGAAAAATTTGCTAAATTAGAG GAGAGAACCCGGAGCGCCCTCTTGGAGAGCCTTTTTGAGGAGCTGCAGCTTCGCAGCCGTAGTATGATGGGCTTGCCCGTAGGGGAGGATGACAAGATGGAGAATGGCAGCGGGGGTTTCTTTGAGAATTTCAAG CGGGTGATCAGAGGCCGCAGCCAGAGCCTGGATACCATGGGGATATCCATGAGAAAACAGCAGCCAGCTACCCTGCCCAGTCGCCCAACTACAGCTGGTCTTGCCCTCAGCCAGAGTGTCGCCGAGGGCCCTAAGGCCATTGCTGCG TCTTTTGCCTTGCCTGGTAGAAGCCCATCACGCACTCGAGCCAGCCGCTTCCATGGGCGACGAAGTAGTGCCATTGGCATTGAGAACATACAGGAGGAAAAGAG CAGGGACACTGCAGAGAGGATACAGAAGGTGTTGGACAGTCCAGGAATGTTCTTTGACCTGAAATCTGATGGATCATCTAGTCCGAGCTCCCCGGAATTTCCCAGCAGGAAGAGCAA